From Capra hircus breed San Clemente chromosome 12, ASM170441v1, whole genome shotgun sequence, a single genomic window includes:
- the MTMR6 gene encoding myotubularin-related protein 6 produces the protein MEHIRTTKVEQVKLLDRFSTSNKSLTGTLYLTATHLLFIDAHQKETWILHHHIASVEKLALTTSGCPLVIQCKNFRTVHFIVPRERDCHDIYNSLLQLSKQAKYEDLYAFSYNPKQNDAERLRGWELIDLAEEYKRMGVPNSNWQLSDANRDYKICETYPRELYVPRIASKPIIVGSSKFRSKGRFPVLSYYHQSKEAAICRCSQPLSGFSARCLEDEHLLQAISKANPANRYMYVMDTRPRLNAMANRAAGKGYENEDNYSNIRFQFVGIENIHVMRSSLQKLLEVNGTKGLSVNDFYSGLESSGWLRHIKAVMDAAIFLAKAIEAESASVLVHCSDGWDRTSQVCSLGSLLLDPYYRTIRGFMVLIEKDWISFGHKFSERCGHLDGDPKEVSPVFTQFLECVWHLTEQFPQAFEFNEAFLLQIHEHIHSCQFGNFIGNCQKEREELKLKEKTYSLWPFLLDDQKKYLNPLYGSQSQKSAVLEPNTVSFNFKFWRNMYHQFDRTLHPRQSVFNIIMNMNEQNKQLEKDIKDLESQIKQRKNKQTDGILSKELLNSVRPESPALKATLSLKEQALLPVNDVLRTIEGSSPADNRYSEYADEFSKAEPAVVSLEYGVARMTC, from the exons ATGGAACACATCCGTACGACCAAG GTTGAGCAAGTGAAGTTACTTGACCGGTTCAGTACCAGCAACAAGTCGTTAACCGGAACGCTGTATCTCACAGCCACGCATCTGCTGTTCATAGATGCTCATCAGAAAGAAACCTGG ATACTGCACCACCATATTGCCTCGGTGGAGAAGCTCGCTCTGACGACCTCTGGGTgccccctggtgatccagtgcaaGAACTTCCGGACCGTGCACTTCATTGTTCCCAGAGAGAGAGACTGCCATGATATTTACAACTCTCTGCTGCAGCTGTCAAAGCAAG CAAAATATGAAGATCTCTATGCGTTCTCTTATAATCCCAAACAAAACGATGCTGAAAGACTGCGGGGATGGGAGCTCATTGACCTCGCCGAGGAGTATAAGAGAATGGGAGTGCCCAATTCCAACTGGCAGCTGTCTGACGCCAACCGAGACTACAAG ATTTGTGAAACTTACCCCAGAGAACTGTATGTGCCACGAATAGCAAGCAAACCAATAATTGTTGGTAGTTCCAAGTTCCGGAGCAAGGGGAGGTTTCCCGTTCTCTCCTACTACCACCAGAGTAAGGAG GCTGCCATTTGTCGCTGTAGTCAGCCACTGTCAGGGTTCAGTGCCCGGTGCCTCGAAGATGAACACTTACTTCAGGCCATCAGTAAGGCCAACCCAGCCAACCGCTACATGTACGTCATGGACACCAGACCCAGA ctgAATGCAATGGCCAACAGAGCAGCTGGAAAAGGTTATGAAAATGAAGACAACTATTCTAATATTAGATTTCAGTTTGTTGGAATTGAAAATATCCATGTCATGCGGTCCAGCCTTCAGAAATTATTGGAAG TCAACGGTACCAAAGGGCTTTCTGTCAATGATTTCTACTCTGGTCTGGAGAGCTCAGGATGGCTTCGCCACATCAAAGCTGTGATGGACGCTGCGATCTTCTTAGCCAAA GCAATCGAGGCTGAGAGCGCGAGTGTGCTGGTGCACTGCTCTGACGGCTGGGACAGGACCTCACAGGTCTGCTCCCTGGGCTCTCTCCTGCTGGACCCCTACTACAGGACGATCAGAGGGTTCATG GTTTTAATAGAAAAAGATTGGATCTCCtttggacataagttttcagagAG GTGTGGCCATTTGGATGGTGACCCAAAGGAAGTCTCGCCGGTGTTTACTCAGTTCTTGGAGTGTGTGTGGCATTTGACTGAGCAGTTTCCACAAGCCTTCGAGTTCAATGAAGCGTTTCTTCTTCAGATCCATGAACATATCCATTCATGCCAGTTTGGAAACTTTATTGGGAATTgtcagaaggaaagagaagaactCAA GTTGAAGGAGAAGACGTACTCCCTGTGGCCGTTTCTTCTGGACGACCAGAAGAAGTACCTCAATCCTCTCTACGGTTCCCAGTCTCAGAAATCGGCAGTTCTGGAGCCAAATACAGTGTCTTTCAACTTTAA GTTTTGGAGAAACATGTACCACCAGTTTGATCGAACGTTGCATCCTAGGCAGTctgtatttaatataattatgaaCATGAATGAGCAGAATAAACAGTTAGAGAAAGATATCAAGGACTTAGAATCT CAAATTAAGCAACgtaaaaataagcaaacagatGGAATTCTCAGCAAGGAATTGTTAAATTCAGTCCGTCCTGAATCACCCGCCCTCAAAGCCACCCTGAGTCTCAAGGAGCAGGCTCTGCTGCCTGTGAACGATGTTCTTCGAACTATAGAGGGCAGCAGCCCTGCAGATAACCGCTACAGCGAGTACGCAGACGAGTTTTCCAAAGCCGAGCCTGCGGTGGTCAGCCTGGAGTATGGCGTGGCCAGGATGACCTGCTAG